The region CGCGTCAAGCAACGTGACCAAACTCTCGATTTCCGGACCGGTGGCGGAATCCTGCGGCACCTGGACCGTCATCCGTCCGGTCAGGGTGCTGTCCCAACTGTCGATGGTGTCGGAGACGATCAGCGCGCCGGCGAACATCAGCGCGCCGAGAAAGACCATCAACGCCACGATCCAGGGAAGGAACCGCGTGGACTGGTCGCGCTCGAACGGCAGGTCGGTCCGATGTCCGAGCACTAGGTTGCTTCCGCGTTGGACGTGCCGCCTGCCGAAGCAGACGACGCCACGGTGTGGCGGACGACCAGCTCGCCATCGTCAAGCTGCAGCACCGGGTGCCCGAACTCCTCCAGCAGCGCATGGTTATGGGTCGCGATGACGATGGTCGTGCCGGCCTTGTTGAGTTCCTCGAACAGATGCATGAGGCGCACCGCGATATGGTCGTCCACATTGCCGGTGGGTTCATCGGCCAGCAGGAGGCGTGGCCGGTTGATCACGGCGCGCGCGATGGCCACGCGCTGTTGCTGGCCGCCGGACAATGTCGACGGGCGGGCATCGAGCCGGTCGCCGAGCCCGACCCAGCGCAGCAGTTCGCGCACATGGGTGTCGATCTCGTTGTGCCGCCCACCGTTGACGCGCAGGGGCAAGGCGACATTCTCTACGGCTGTCAGATGGTCGATCAGCCGAAAATCCTGAAACACCACGCCGACGCGCCGACGCAGCGCCGGCAGATCGCCGCGCGGGGTCACGGATATGTCCTTGTCGAACAGGTGGACCAGTCCGCGCGTGGGACGCAAGGCGAGATACATCAGCTTGAGCAAGGTGGTCTTGCCGGCGCCGCTGGATCCGGTCAGGAAATGGAACGATCCCGGCGCGAGCGCGAAGCTGACATCGCGCAAAACCTCCGGCCCGATGCCGTAGCGCATTCCGACATTTTCGAAGCGCAACACGAAAAGGCGCCTCCGGTTGGGACGGGGGGACCGGGAAATATGCAGATTTCGACTCGGCCCTGTTCACCGATCACGTTGGCATGATGGCACCCGGGGGTAAAGCCATGGGGCGGCGGGCAAATACGGATTCGCGATCCGCGTCTGTGAATCGTTTATACTCGGTCTTCAATGTTGATTTACCTGTGACGGCGATAACCAGACGATGATCCTGAGTTGCCCCGACTGCCACACGCGATTTGCGATCGACGCGGCGCATCTAGCGCCCGATGGCCGACGCGTGAAATGCGGCAAGTGTGCCCATGTCTGGTACGAATCGATGCCGGAAGCGGAAGAAGAATCGCCGATTCCCATTGAAGTGACCCCCTATGACCCGGAAGAGGAGTCCGGGGGCGGCCGGCGCAACGTGCCGGCCCTCCGCCAACTCCGGCCCGGCCGCGGCGCGCGCACGGCCTGGATGGTGTCGGCAGTGCTGCTGGTGGCGATTCTGGCCGTTCTCTGGTTTGGCCGCGGGCCGATCGCGCTCGCAGTGCCGCAGGCCGAGGCGTTGTATGCGAGCGTCGGTATCGACGCCTTCCCGCCGCCGGGGGAAGGGCTTGAAGTGGAGTTCAACGTCTCTGCCGAGGATGGCAAGCTGGCGCTGAAGGGCGAAGTGATCAATGTCGCCAACGGCGTGCGTGACATTCCCGTGCTCTATGTCCTGATTTCGGATGGCGAGAAAAACACCCTCAAGACATGGTCCTTCACAATCGACACACGGCGTCTCGGCCCCGGTGAACGGGCTTCGTTTACCTCGCAGACCGGGGAAATACCGGCGAATGCGGCAAACGTTAGTGTTTTGTTTACCAATCCCGACGAAAATCCCTGACACGTGATCGTCACTCCCTCCGCCGTCGCGGAGCCTGCCCTGGTGATAGACGATCCAATTCCTTGCCCGTGGCGAAGACGGGCAAGATCGGGGAGGACATCGCAGGCATCGACATGTCCGTGATGATGAGGGGGTGGAGACAAAAATGGCACGAGTTCTGATAGCTGAAGATGACGGTGCGGTGCGCGAGTTTGTGCGCCGCGCGCTGGTCCATGGCGGGCATGAGGTGGCGACGGCCAATGACGGTCTCGACGCGCTCGATACGCTGGACGTGGACGAGAATTTCGATTTGCTCATCACCGACATCGTGATGCCGGGTCTGGATGGCATCGCCCTGGCGCTGAAGGTTGCCAAGGAGCATCCGAAGACGGCCATCCTGATGATGACCGGATATGCCGCCGAACGGCAGCGCGCCCATAATCTCGAAGAGCTTATCCACGAGGTGATCGCCAAGCCGTTCAGTCTGAAGCAGATATGCGATGCCGCGGAAGAAGCGATGTCGCAAAGAGGATCGCGAAGCCGCACGACGCACTGAACGGGCGCCGCGACGGCACACCGGCCCTCTGGTTCCTAGAAGCGGCGCAACAAGCGTTCGAGATAATTCCGCTCGAGCGTCGGGCGCGTCTGGTCGAGGGCGCGGCTCCGCAATTCGTCGAGAATCTCCAATGCACGGCGGGCCTGCTCGCCATCGCCGATTCCCTGCCGGCCGCTATCGACCCCGAACGGCTGATCCTCGTTTTCACCCGGCAGGCGGCGCCCCAGCGGATCGAAGCCTTCCTCGCCGGGTTGGGCGAGCCCCTGTTGTTGCCCCTGGCCCTGACCGGGGCCCTGGCCGGGTTGTGGCAGCAGTTGGAGCGCCATGCTCTGGGCACCCTGTTGAAGCTCGGCCAGCGCGCGCGCCTGATCGCCCAGCGCGCCGGAAAGGTCGCCGTCCTGGAGCGCGCCTTCGGCATCGCCCATCGCGTCTTCGGCATTGCCCAGATTCTCGGGTATCTGATCCGTCATCTCGCCGAGCCGGCGCATGACTTCGCCGAGCTGGCGGCGAATTTCATTCTGCGCCTCGCGCAGGCGCTGGGCCTCTTCCTCGGACAGTCGCTCGCCGCGCTGGTTGCGCTGGAAGACGTCGTCCTGCAGTTCCTGCTGGCGGCGCACCACGTCCTGAAGATCGCGGAGCATCTCCTGCGCCGGTGAATTGCCCTGCTGCTGGAGCTGGTTGGGGGCGTCGCGCAGGGCCTGAAGCATCTGCTGCATGCGTTCGAGAAGCTGTTCGACGCTTTCCGCGTCACCGAGGCGTGCCATCTGCTCAAGCTGCCGGAGCAGTTCCTGGATGGCTTGCTGGTCGATGATATCGAGCTCTTCGCCGGCCTCGGGCAGCAACGACAAGTCCATGCCTTCGAGCGCCTGGGAGAGATTCTGCGCGAGCGCCTCCAGATACCGGTCGAGCGCGGCCCGCAACTCTTCCATGAGCGCCTGGATTTCCTCGTCGCCGGCGCCATTCTCGATCGCCTGGCGCAACTGCTCCTGGACGTTGGCGAGCTCGCGCTGGGTCAGCGAAAGCGCCCCGTCTTCCAGCCGCAGCGCCGTGTCCCAGAGTTGCGACAGAATGGGTGTGGTGTCGCTTGTTGCGGGGGCGTGGACCAGCCGTGACCGGGCGGACATCAACGACAGGAAAACCACGACATCATTGTCGAAACGCTGGGGGAAGCTGCCGATATTGTGGAGCGAACGTGCCACCTCGCGCCGGCTGTCCGGCGAGAGCGCCAGCACACGCCGCTGTTCGACGATTTCGCGCGCCACGGGGTGGTTGAAGCTGCGTTCCGGTAGCAGCACCGAAAGCCGGTCCGTCTGTCCGGTCTGGCCGCGGCCGTCGGTCGCGGTGAGGCGCACATCGACTTCGAGGCCCGCCCACGGATGTTCCGTCAGATCGTGAACGCTCACCGCGCTGCCCTCGCGCGGGTCGGGCCGGGGCCGCGGCAGTTCGATGGCGACCGGCCGGAACGACGGCCCGTCGGCCACGCCGGGCCAGGTGATCTCGGCCGTGACCCCGACGATCCCGTGATCATCCGTGCCGTCATAGCTGAGCTGCAGGGTGTTGCTGGTCGTTCCCTGGGGAGATTCGACGAAGGTGATTTCCGGTGCGGTGTCCGGCAGGACGTTAATCCGCCATTCGCCGATCGTCCGTCCCGATGCGTTCACCTGCATCGGTTGCGGCCCGATCCGGTCGAGTGACGCCTCGGTCCGCCAGCTATTCTCCGAGACCGACGTCAGGTCCTGACTTGTGTCGCCGATTTGCAGGGTCGGTGCGCGGCGTGCGTGGCTGACCTGTGCCAGAAGGGTGCTGCCGACCGGAACCGTGATTTCACCCCCGCCGCTCGTGTCGGGCGCAGAGGCCGCGCCGGGGTCGGCGCTGGCGAGCAGGCGCGGCGGCAGGTTGGTGTAGTCAGGCGGCGTGATCCAGAGTTCAAGGCTCGCCGAGGGGCCGCTCGCCAGCCCCTGCAAATCCGGCGAGAAGGCCCGCGCCAACCGGTTGGACGCATCGCTGCCCGCGGCCACCACGCCGATGATGAGTAGCACCCCGAGCCCGATCCGCAGGGCATAGGGGTCGCGACCGGCCAGATTCGGATGCGGCCAGCGCAGATGGATATTGCGCGCGGCCGCGGCCGCCTGTGCCAGATGCAGGCGCCAGAGCCGGTCGGTCTCGGGGTCGATGACGCCGACGGCCGGTTTGTCGACCATGACCGTCAACGGGCGATGGGGGAGGTTGGAGTCGGTTTCCAGCCGGCGGGTCGCCTCGGCGCCCGTCGGCGGTACGATTCGGCGGATGCCGCGCCAGGCCTGCAGGGCAAAAACAATGGCGAAACCCAACAGAAGCAGCCCGTGGAGCCAGCCCGGCAGAGCGGCCGGCCCGCCGAGCAGCGCGAGGGCGAGAAACAGGCCCGCCACCCCGACGGCAGGCCAGAGCGCCGGCCAGGCGCGTTCCCAGAGCATCGCGGCCCGTGCGATGGCGCGCCGCAGACCGAGGCGCGCGGGGGCCGCCGTCATCGACGGTGGGTCGCGGTCCGGGTTCCGGTCGTTCCTGTCGCTCAATTCGGCCCCTGATCCGGCCGTCAATCGGGACGGCGCTTTACACGGTTTGCCAGTCTGCCAATGTTTCCTGCGCCAGCATTGCGGCGATATCCTGGCGCGCACGTACGACGCTGAAGCCGGCCCCGCGAACGAGCACTTCGGCGATCAGCGGACGGCTATTGTAGCCTGATGCCATCACGGCGCCATAGGCACCTGCATCGCGGATCACGACAAGTTCACCCGCCGCCAGGGCCGGTAGATCGCGCTGGGTGGCGAAGGTATCCCCGGTCTCGCACACGGGTCCGACGATATCGTAGCTGTGGGTCGCGTCGCCGGTACCCGATTCACGCACCGGCAGCACCTCGTGATGGGCGTCATACATCGCCGGTCGGACCAGGTCGTTCATGGCCGCATCGACGATGGCGAAGCTGCGGGTCTCGGCTTCCTTGATGTAGATGATTTCCGTCAGCAGGACGCCGGCGGGCCCGGCCAGGTAGCGGCCTGGTTCGAACACGAGCGTGCAGCCCAGGCCGCCCACGGTGTCGGCCACGATGGCCGCATAGTCGCGCGGGTCGGGCGGCGCGTACAGGCCGTAGTCGATCCCCAGCCCGCCGCCGAGATCGAGCTTGGTGATGTTGTGGCCGTCCGCGCGCAGTTCTTCCACCAGCGTGGCGACGCGCGTGAACGCCGTGCGAAAGGGCGTGAGATCCGTCAGCTGGCTGCCGATATGCACCGCCACCGCAATCGGCGCGATTCCCGGCAATGTCCCGGCGTGGGCATAAACCTCGCGCGCCCGATCGATGTCGATGCCGAACTTGTCATGGTGGCGCCCGGTCGAAATCTTGTGATGGGTGTCCGCGTCCACGTCGGGGTTCACGCGTACCGCCACATTGACGCTCGCGGCCGATGCGTCTGCGACCGCCGAGAGCCGTTCGAGCTCGGGGATGGATTCGACGTTGAACTGGCCGATCCCCGCCGCGATCGCCTGACGCATTTCCTCGCCTGTCTTGCCGACGCCGGAGAACACGATCTCGGCCGGGTCGACACCGGCGGCCAGCGCGCGGGCGAGCTCGCCACCGGAGACCACGTCGGCGCCCGCGCCGCATGCGGCAAGCGCCCGTACCACGGCCAGGTTCGAGTTGGCCTTCATGGCGTAGCAGACCCGCGCGTCCAGGCCGGCATCGGCAAGCGCGCCCGCGAAACGCCGATAGGCATCGGTCAGCGCCGTCTCGGAATAGACATAGACGGGCGTCCCCACGGCCTCGGCGATGCGCGACAGGGGCACGTCCTCGGCATACAGCTCGCCGTCTCTATAGTTGAAGTGGCTCATGACTTTGTCTCAAGGCTGACGGTTTTCGGGCCGTCATCCGGTCGTGTTCAGCGGGTCGGATAGGTGCGTGGGTAGGTGACTTCCTCGCCCTCGGGCGGTTTCGGCGGACCCTTCTTGCCACACGCGCTCAGCGCCACCGCCAGAACCAGGGCGACGAGAACGTGACGCGATGTCGTTTTTACCAGCCGCTGCATCTCACTCTCCCGCCCGGGACTTGATGAACCGCGCCCGCGCTTCGGTGACGGCCGCGCGGACATTGTCCGGCGCGGTGCCCCCGAAGCTGGTCCGGCTGGCGACCGAGGCCTCGACCGTGAGGACATCGAAGACATCGGCGCTGATCCGCGCGTCCACGCCCTGCATGTCGTCGAGCGAGAGCTCGGCCAGCGTCACACCCTTTTCGTCGGCCAGCGCCACGACGGATCCTGTGATCGCGTGGGCGTCACGGAACGGTACGCCGGCGGCCCGGACCAGCCAGTCGGCCAGGTCCGTGGCCGTGGAATGGCCCTTGCCCGCCGCGGCGCGCATGTTTTCCGGCTGGGCTTGCATGTCGCCCACCATGCCGGTGATCGCGGCGAGTGCCAACGCGATGGAATCCGCCGCATCGAAGACCGGTTCCTTGTCTTCCTGCATGTCCTTGGAGTAGGCCAGCGGCAGGCCCTTCATGACCGTGAGGAGGCCGATCAGCGCGCCGTATACCCGGCCCGTCTTGGCCCGCGACAGTTCGGCCGCATCCGGATTGCGCTTCTGGGGCATCATCGAGCTGCCGGTCGTGTAGGCATCGCTCAGCGCGATGAACCGGAACCCGTCACTGCACCAGATCACCAGCTCTTCGGCGAACCGCGAGACATGGGTCGTGCAGATCGCGGCGGCGGCAAGAAACTCAAGCGCGAAGTCCCGGTCCGACACCGCGTCCAGCGAATTGGCCATGGGCCGGTCGAAACCGAGGTCCGATGCTGTCGCGGCCCGGTCGATGGGAAAGGACGTCCCGGCGAGGGCGCCCGCACCCAACGGCGACTCGTTCAGCCGCGCCCGGGCATCCGCGAACCGGCCCCGGTCGCGCCCGAACATCTCCACATAGGCCAGCAGATGATGGCCGAAGGTGACCGGCTGGGCCGTCTGCAGATGGGTGAAGCCGGGCATGACGGTGTCGGCATGGGCCTCCGCCTTGTCAATCAGCGCGGCCTGCAGCCCCGCGAGCTGTGCGTCGATCGCATCGATCTCGTCACGCACCCAAAGCCGGAAATCGGTCGCGACCTGGTCGTTGCGCGAACGCGCGGTGTGCAGCCGCCCGGCCGCATCGCCCACCAGCTCGCGCAGCCGTGACTCGATGTTCATATGGATGTCTTCCAGCGCCACCTTGAACTCGAAGCTGCCCGCCGCGAGGTCTCGCGAAATCGTGTCTAGACCGTCGTTAAGGGCCTGCCCATCTTCAGCGGATAGGATGCCCTGTTCGACAAGCATCCGGGCATGCGCGCGCGACCCGGCAATATCCTGGGCGAAAAAGCGCTGGTCAAAGCCGATGGACGCATTGATGCGTTCCATGACCTCCGATGGTCCGGAGGTGAATCGGCCACCCCATTGCGCATTGGCTGGCTTGCGTGTGTCGTTTGGGCTCATGGCTTTCGGGCTCGCATTACTGGGAGCGACGTTTAACGATATGATACGCCGGATGAAAGTTTTTCTGTTCACGACCTTCGCCACACTCGCGCTTGTGATCATGGCACCATTGGGCCTGCAGACGGGTGCGGCCGCCGATTCCGGGCCCCCGATCGAGGGTCAGGTTCAGAATTACGAGCCGTTGCCGGCCCCTCTGGTGGTCCCCGATGTGACCGTTCTGGCCCAGAAAGACGGGCCGATCACGCTCGACCGGTTCAAGGGCAAGTTCGTGGTCCTGAACTTCTGGGCGACCTGGTGCGGGCCGTGTATTCGCGAGCTGCCGTCGCTGGACCGGCTGAATGCCGAGCTGGGCGGCGAGACGGCGCAGGTGGTTCTGATCAGCCAGGATCGCGGCGGTTTCAAGCAGACCGACCGGTTCCTGAAGAAACTCAAGGTCGATTTTCCGGATAACTTCATCGATGAGCGGCTGAAATTCTCCCGCGCGATCGGGGTGGTGTCCCTGCCGACGACCATCCTGATCGGGCCCGACGGCAAGGAATTGGGGCGCCTGGTCGGCTCTGCCGAGTGGGATTCACCCGAAGCCCTCGACCTGGTCAACTGGTACAGGGACAAGGCTGGCGACAGCTAGGAAGCTTGCCTGGCAAGGCCACCCCAGTCGTCATGCCCTGGCTCGACCCGGGCATCTCTTTATCGGCGTGTATGAGATGGCCGGATCAAGTCCGGCCATGACGGTGAATGTTTTTCTGCCTACCGCGTCGGGACCGGCTCGTCGCCCGAATAGTCGTAGAAGCCTCGGCCTGTCTTGCGGCCCAGCCAGCCGGCCTCGACATATTTCACCAGCAGCGGGCAGGGGCGGTACTTCGAATCCGCCAGCCCTTCATACAGCACCTGCATGACCGCCAGGCAGGTGTCGAGGCCGATGAAGTCGGCGAGTTCGAACGGGCCCATCGGGTGGTTCGCGCCGAGCTTCATGGACTTGTCGATCGAGTCCACATTCCCGACACCCTCATACAGGGTGTAGACCGCCTCGTTGATCATCGGCAGCAGGATGCGGTTGACGATGAAGGCCGGGAAATCTTCCGAAATGGTGCCGGTCTTGCCGAGCTTCTTCGTCAGTTCCTGAACTTCCGTGAAGGTATGGTCGTCCGTCGCCAGCCCGCGGATCAGCTCGACCAGCTTCATCATCGGCACCGGGTTCATAAAATGCATGCCCATGAACTTCTCCGGCCGGTCGGTGGCCGTCGCCAGGCGGGTGATCGAGATCGACGAGGTGTTCGATGCGATCAGTGCGCTGTCTTTCAGATGCGGACAGAGGCTTTCGAAGATCTTGACCTTCGTGTCCTCGTCTTCCGTCGCGGCCTCGATCACGAGGTCGCAGTCCGAAAAGGCATCGAGCCCGGTGCTGGTCGCGATGCGGGCCAGCGCAGCCGCCTTGTCTTCTTCCGCGATCAACGTCCGCTTGACCTGACGATCCATGTTGCCGTCGATCCGGCTGAGTGATTTTTCGAGCGCGTCTGCGTCGATATCAACGATGACCACGTCATGTTCCGCGAGCGCGCAGACATGGGCGATGCCGCTGCCCATTTGGCCGGCGCCGATGACGCCTATCTTGTTCAGCATTTTGATGTGTCCTGGGTGGTTCGTGTTGCCGGTCGTTCGTGTCAGCCCTGCTTCTCAAGCTCGGCGTCGAGCTCGGGCAGTGCCTTGAACAGGTCGGCGACCAGACCGTAGTCGGCGACCTGGAAGATCGGCGCTTCCTCGTCCTTGTTGATCGCAACGATCACTTTTGAATCCTTCATCCCCGCGAGATGCTGGATCGCGCCGGAAATTCCGACCGCGATATACAGTTCCGGCGCCACGACCTTGCCGGTCTGCCCGACCTGCCAGTCATTCGGCACGAAGCCCGCATCGACGGCGGCCCGCGAGGCGCCCATGGCGGCCCCGAGCCTGTCGGCGATGGGCTCGATCAGGGCGTAGTTTTCGCCCGACGCCATGCCACGCCCGCCGGAGATGACAACCCGCGCGGCGGTCAGTTCAGGCCGGTCGCCACCCGATTCCTCACGGCTGACGAAACGTGACAGTCCCGAATCCGCGGCGCCTGTAACGGCCTCGACGGCGGCATTGCCGGCTGTCGCGGTCGCGGCATCGAAGGTGGTGGTGCGCACGGTGATGATCTTGGTTGCGTCGGATGATTTGACGGTGGCCAGCGCGTTGCCGGCATAGATCGGCCGCACGAACGTGTCGGCATCGACCACGGCGCTGATTTCAGAGATCTGCTGCAGATCAAGCGTGGCCGCGACCCGGGGCATGAAGTTCTTGCCCGACGTGGAGGCCGGTGCCAGCAAGTGGGAATAGTCTCCGGCCAGACCGGTCACCAGCGCGGCGAGATTCTCCGCGAGCCCGTGTTCATACCCGGCATCGTCGGCGACCAGTACTTTTGCGACGCCGTCGATGGCGGCGGCGGCTTCACCGACCGCGGCACATCCCGACCCGGCGACCAGCACGGTGATATCGCCGGCGCCGGCATCGGACAGCTGGCGCGCCGCCATGACCGTGTTCAGAGTCGAAGGTTTGAGAGCCGAATTGTCATGTTCGGCAATGACGAGAATGGCCATCAGATGACCCTCGCTTCGTTCTTGAGCTTGTCGACGAGTTCGGCGACGGTCTCGACCATCACGCCGGCCTCGCGTTTGGCCGGTTCCTCGACCTTGAGCGTGGTCAGGCGGGGCGCGATATCGACGCCGAGTTCTTCGGGGGTCAGCGCGTCGATCGGCTTCTTCTTCGCCTTCATGATGTTCGGCAGCGAGGCGTAGCGCGGCTCGTTGAGGCGCAGATCCGTGGTCACGATCGCCGGCAGGTTGATGTCGATGTTCTCCAGCCCGCCGTCGATCTCGCGGGTCACCTTGGCGGTACCGTCGCCGAGCTCGATCTCCGAGGCGAAGGTCGCCTGGGGCCAGCCCAGCAGCGCGGCGAGCATCTGGCCGGTCTGGTTGGAATCGTCGTCGATCGCCTGCTTGCCGAGGATCACCAGCTCGGGAGATTCCCGCTCGACCAGCGCCATGAGAAGCTTGGCCACGGCCAGCGGTTCCAGTTCGTCATCGCTCGCCACATGGATGCCGCGGTCGGCGCCCATCGCCAGTGCGGTCCGGATCGTCTCCTGGCACTGGGCCACGCCCAGCGACACCGCGATGACCTCTTCGGCCTTGCCGGCTTCCTTCAGGCGCACGGCCTCTTCCACCGCGATTTCATCGAAAGGGTTCATCGACATCTTGACGTTGGATGTCTCGACGCCGGTGCCGTCGGATTTGACCCGCACCTTGACGTTGTAGTCGATAACCCGCTTGACGGGGATCAGCAGTTTCATGGGTGTATCCGCTTGTTATATGGCCCGTGACATTGCGGGGATGACGGTGAAAGCCCCGTCTGTCATGGCGTTTCCTCTTTTTTCGCACTGCAACATGCCGAACCGCCGAGAGCGAGTCAATTCATCTGCGGGGCGTTCTCACACGGTGAGCGCTAGCCGATGAGAAGTGCGGCCCGGCCCGTGACTTCCCCACCTTCGACCCGCGCGTGA is a window of Alphaproteobacteria bacterium DNA encoding:
- the ftsE gene encoding cell division ATP-binding protein FtsE; its protein translation is MLRFENVGMRYGIGPEVLRDVSFALAPGSFHFLTGSSGAGKTTLLKLMYLALRPTRGLVHLFDKDISVTPRGDLPALRRRVGVVFQDFRLIDHLTAVENVALPLRVNGGRHNEIDTHVRELLRWVGLGDRLDARPSTLSGGQQQRVAIARAVINRPRLLLADEPTGNVDDHIAVRLMHLFEELNKAGTTIVIATHNHALLEEFGHPVLQLDDGELVVRHTVASSASAGGTSNAEAT
- a CDS encoding MJ0042-type zinc finger domain-containing protein translates to MILSCPDCHTRFAIDAAHLAPDGRRVKCGKCAHVWYESMPEAEEESPIPIEVTPYDPEEESGGGRRNVPALRQLRPGRGARTAWMVSAVLLVAILAVLWFGRGPIALAVPQAEALYASVGIDAFPPPGEGLEVEFNVSAEDGKLALKGEVINVANGVRDIPVLYVLISDGEKNTLKTWSFTIDTRRLGPGERASFTSQTGEIPANAANVSVLFTNPDENP
- a CDS encoding response regulator, encoding MARVLIAEDDGAVREFVRRALVHGGHEVATANDGLDALDTLDVDENFDLLITDIVMPGLDGIALALKVAKEHPKTAILMMTGYAAERQRAHNLEELIHEVIAKPFSLKQICDAAEEAMSQRGSRSRTTH
- a CDS encoding DUF4175 family protein encodes the protein MSDRNDRNPDRDPPSMTAAPARLGLRRAIARAAMLWERAWPALWPAVGVAGLFLALALLGGPAALPGWLHGLLLLGFAIVFALQAWRGIRRIVPPTGAEATRRLETDSNLPHRPLTVMVDKPAVGVIDPETDRLWRLHLAQAAAAARNIHLRWPHPNLAGRDPYALRIGLGVLLIIGVVAAGSDASNRLARAFSPDLQGLASGPSASLELWITPPDYTNLPPRLLASADPGAASAPDTSGGGEITVPVGSTLLAQVSHARRAPTLQIGDTSQDLTSVSENSWRTEASLDRIGPQPMQVNASGRTIGEWRINVLPDTAPEITFVESPQGTTSNTLQLSYDGTDDHGIVGVTAEITWPGVADGPSFRPVAIELPRPRPDPREGSAVSVHDLTEHPWAGLEVDVRLTATDGRGQTGQTDRLSVLLPERSFNHPVAREIVEQRRVLALSPDSRREVARSLHNIGSFPQRFDNDVVVFLSLMSARSRLVHAPATSDTTPILSQLWDTALRLEDGALSLTQRELANVQEQLRQAIENGAGDEEIQALMEELRAALDRYLEALAQNLSQALEGMDLSLLPEAGEELDIIDQQAIQELLRQLEQMARLGDAESVEQLLERMQQMLQALRDAPNQLQQQGNSPAQEMLRDLQDVVRRQQELQDDVFQRNQRGERLSEEEAQRLREAQNEIRRQLGEVMRRLGEMTDQIPENLGNAEDAMGDAEGALQDGDLSGALGDQARALAELQQGAQSMALQLLPQPGQGPGQGQGQQQGLAQPGEEGFDPLGRRLPGENEDQPFGVDSGRQGIGDGEQARRALEILDELRSRALDQTRPTLERNYLERLLRRF
- the lysA gene encoding diaminopimelate decarboxylase, encoding MSHFNYRDGELYAEDVPLSRIAEAVGTPVYVYSETALTDAYRRFAGALADAGLDARVCYAMKANSNLAVVRALAACGAGADVVSGGELARALAAGVDPAEIVFSGVGKTGEEMRQAIAAGIGQFNVESIPELERLSAVADASAASVNVAVRVNPDVDADTHHKISTGRHHDKFGIDIDRAREVYAHAGTLPGIAPIAVAVHIGSQLTDLTPFRTAFTRVATLVEELRADGHNITKLDLGGGLGIDYGLYAPPDPRDYAAIVADTVGGLGCTLVFEPGRYLAGPAGVLLTEIIYIKEAETRSFAIVDAAMNDLVRPAMYDAHHEVLPVRESGTGDATHSYDIVGPVCETGDTFATQRDLPALAAGELVVIRDAGAYGAVMASGYNSRPLIAEVLVRGAGFSVVRARQDIAAMLAQETLADWQTV
- a CDS encoding lipoprotein, encoding MQRLVKTTSRHVLVALVLAVALSACGKKGPPKPPEGEEVTYPRTYPTR
- the argH gene encoding argininosuccinate lyase, whose protein sequence is MSPNDTRKPANAQWGGRFTSGPSEVMERINASIGFDQRFFAQDIAGSRAHARMLVEQGILSAEDGQALNDGLDTISRDLAAGSFEFKVALEDIHMNIESRLRELVGDAAGRLHTARSRNDQVATDFRLWVRDEIDAIDAQLAGLQAALIDKAEAHADTVMPGFTHLQTAQPVTFGHHLLAYVEMFGRDRGRFADARARLNESPLGAGALAGTSFPIDRAATASDLGFDRPMANSLDAVSDRDFALEFLAAAAICTTHVSRFAEELVIWCSDGFRFIALSDAYTTGSSMMPQKRNPDAAELSRAKTGRVYGALIGLLTVMKGLPLAYSKDMQEDKEPVFDAADSIALALAAITGMVGDMQAQPENMRAAAGKGHSTATDLADWLVRAAGVPFRDAHAITGSVVALADEKGVTLAELSLDDMQGVDARISADVFDVLTVEASVASRTSFGGTAPDNVRAAVTEARARFIKSRAGE
- a CDS encoding TlpA disulfide reductase family protein encodes the protein MKVFLFTTFATLALVIMAPLGLQTGAAADSGPPIEGQVQNYEPLPAPLVVPDVTVLAQKDGPITLDRFKGKFVVLNFWATWCGPCIRELPSLDRLNAELGGETAQVVLISQDRGGFKQTDRFLKKLKVDFPDNFIDERLKFSRAIGVVSLPTTILIGPDGKELGRLVGSAEWDSPEALDLVNWYRDKAGDS
- a CDS encoding 3-hydroxybutyryl-CoA dehydrogenase yields the protein MLNKIGVIGAGQMGSGIAHVCALAEHDVVIVDIDADALEKSLSRIDGNMDRQVKRTLIAEEDKAAALARIATSTGLDAFSDCDLVIEAATEDEDTKVKIFESLCPHLKDSALIASNTSSISITRLATATDRPEKFMGMHFMNPVPMMKLVELIRGLATDDHTFTEVQELTKKLGKTGTISEDFPAFIVNRILLPMINEAVYTLYEGVGNVDSIDKSMKLGANHPMGPFELADFIGLDTCLAVMQVLYEGLADSKYRPCPLLVKYVEAGWLGRKTGRGFYDYSGDEPVPTR
- a CDS encoding FAD-binding protein, with protein sequence MAILVIAEHDNSALKPSTLNTVMAARQLSDAGAGDITVLVAGSGCAAVGEAAAAIDGVAKVLVADDAGYEHGLAENLAALVTGLAGDYSHLLAPASTSGKNFMPRVAATLDLQQISEISAVVDADTFVRPIYAGNALATVKSSDATKIITVRTTTFDAATATAGNAAVEAVTGAADSGLSRFVSREESGGDRPELTAARVVISGGRGMASGENYALIEPIADRLGAAMGASRAAVDAGFVPNDWQVGQTGKVVAPELYIAVGISGAIQHLAGMKDSKVIVAINKDEEAPIFQVADYGLVADLFKALPELDAELEKQG
- a CDS encoding electron transfer flavoprotein subunit beta/FixA family protein codes for the protein MKLLIPVKRVIDYNVKVRVKSDGTGVETSNVKMSMNPFDEIAVEEAVRLKEAGKAEEVIAVSLGVAQCQETIRTALAMGADRGIHVASDDELEPLAVAKLLMALVERESPELVILGKQAIDDDSNQTGQMLAALLGWPQATFASEIELGDGTAKVTREIDGGLENIDINLPAIVTTDLRLNEPRYASLPNIMKAKKKPIDALTPEELGVDIAPRLTTLKVEEPAKREAGVMVETVAELVDKLKNEARVI